In a genomic window of Dyadobacter fermentans DSM 18053:
- a CDS encoding dihydrodipicolinate synthase family protein, giving the protein MNLHLEGLIAAPFTPLKPDGSLHTDLIPAYYEFLKHNGVSGAFICGSTGEGVSLTLREKKRVAEAWAACAAGDPAFTVMPLLGGTCIADCIELARHAAEIGMDAVSFTSPSYFKPANVEMLAECIVAIAESVPEMPFYYYHIPVLTGVGFAMYDLLKVLDGRLPNFAGIKYTHEDFMDFQSCLNFQNGKYDMLWGRDENMLSALAIGAKGAVGSTFNYAAPLYHRLMDAFEKNQMGEAARLQQQSIDMIRLLGKYGGISVGKSYMRLVGLDCGQFRLPVRNMSDEQFGAFRADVAALGFDSFKSGPVLAKNTF; this is encoded by the coding sequence ATGAACTTACATTTAGAGGGCCTCATCGCCGCCCCATTCACTCCTTTGAAACCGGACGGCAGCCTCCATACCGACCTCATTCCCGCATACTACGAATTCCTGAAACATAATGGCGTGAGCGGCGCATTCATCTGCGGCTCCACGGGCGAGGGCGTGTCGCTCACCCTGCGCGAGAAAAAACGCGTGGCCGAAGCCTGGGCGGCCTGTGCGGCGGGTGATCCGGCATTCACGGTAATGCCGCTGCTGGGCGGTACCTGCATTGCCGACTGCATTGAGCTCGCGCGGCACGCGGCGGAGATCGGGATGGACGCGGTGTCGTTCACGAGCCCGTCGTATTTTAAGCCTGCCAATGTGGAAATGCTGGCCGAATGCATTGTCGCCATTGCGGAAAGCGTGCCCGAAATGCCCTTTTATTACTACCACATTCCCGTGCTGACAGGCGTGGGCTTTGCGATGTACGACCTGCTGAAAGTCCTCGACGGCCGGTTGCCGAACTTCGCGGGGATTAAATACACCCACGAGGATTTCATGGATTTCCAGTCGTGCCTCAATTTCCAGAATGGTAAATACGATATGCTCTGGGGCCGGGACGAGAATATGCTTTCCGCCCTCGCCATCGGCGCGAAGGGTGCCGTGGGCAGCACTTTCAACTACGCAGCGCCGCTCTACCACCGGTTGATGGATGCATTTGAAAAAAATCAGATGGGAGAAGCTGCGCGTTTGCAGCAGCAGTCGATCGATATGATCCGGCTTTTGGGTAAATATGGCGGGATTTCGGTCGGGAAAAGCTATATGAGGCTTGTCGGGCTGGATTGCGGGCAGTTCAGGCTGCCGGTGCGGAACATGAGCGACGAGCAGTTCGGGGCGTTCCGCGCCGATGTGGCGGCTTTGGGTTTTGATTCGTTTAAATCGGGCCCCGTTTTGGCCAAAAATACATTTTAA
- a CDS encoding RagB/SusD family nutrient uptake outer membrane protein, giving the protein MKKIRYYICWALLSVLATSCQDALELAPEDYFGNSNFWQNEAQVSNFMVGLHKQFRDNQFQFLRLGEMRGGTYSNVDRQATSLNELPVIEQRLEETSSGVSSWAGFYGPILQINLFIQKVESLGFLSESRKNYLLGQAYAMRAYYYFHLLRTYGGVPLVLEADVLNGTTDAVLLRKARASEQAVADAVKADVDKAVSLFGMQAAATDKSQWSPNAARMLKGEVYLWTAKVYGNAADLAAAKTALEAITGTSLLPNFANVFAYNQKNNNEVIFAVRYRVGEAEMSGVAAYTYSTFNMNGLHYKDSTASAGVGNFLVDPLLLAASNSQQVIQRYAYTFELFQSYHLADTRRDATFYDYYKVNTDVKPFVPTIRNTALVKFLGTIDANKRYFSDDWPVYREADRLLMLAEISNAQGGDPSEYIQAVRDRAFGGKDPKPFVNGGKDANELAIFHERTWEFVHEGKRWYDLRRMKAGNEPLVFKSTAHPYGLLDKSTQGYRILWPIEAAIWTNDPLVTQTPGYSTTRPN; this is encoded by the coding sequence ATGAAAAAGATCAGGTACTATATATGCTGGGCACTGCTGTCGGTGCTGGCCACTTCCTGCCAGGATGCGCTCGAACTTGCGCCGGAGGACTATTTCGGGAACAGCAATTTCTGGCAGAACGAAGCCCAGGTGAGCAACTTCATGGTGGGCCTGCACAAGCAGTTCCGCGACAACCAGTTCCAGTTCCTGCGCCTGGGCGAAATGCGCGGCGGGACGTACAGCAACGTCGACCGGCAGGCCACTTCACTCAACGAGCTGCCCGTGATCGAGCAACGGTTGGAAGAAACATCTTCCGGCGTGAGCAGCTGGGCAGGTTTTTACGGGCCGATTTTGCAGATCAATCTGTTTATCCAAAAGGTAGAAAGCCTTGGTTTCCTCTCTGAAAGCCGGAAAAACTACCTGCTTGGGCAGGCCTATGCCATGCGGGCTTACTACTATTTCCATTTGCTGCGCACCTACGGCGGCGTGCCGCTCGTGCTGGAAGCCGACGTGCTGAATGGTACCACCGACGCCGTGCTGCTGCGTAAGGCTAGGGCCAGTGAGCAGGCGGTGGCGGATGCGGTGAAGGCCGATGTCGATAAGGCGGTGAGCCTGTTCGGAATGCAAGCCGCTGCGACGGATAAAAGCCAGTGGTCGCCCAATGCCGCGCGGATGCTGAAAGGCGAGGTGTACCTCTGGACAGCGAAAGTATACGGCAATGCGGCCGATCTGGCGGCGGCGAAAACGGCATTGGAAGCAATCACCGGAACCAGCCTGCTGCCGAACTTCGCCAACGTTTTTGCCTACAACCAAAAGAATAACAACGAGGTGATCTTCGCCGTGCGCTACCGCGTGGGCGAGGCCGAAATGTCCGGCGTGGCGGCTTATACCTATTCCACCTTTAACATGAACGGCCTGCATTACAAGGATTCCACGGCCAGCGCGGGTGTGGGTAATTTCCTGGTCGACCCATTGTTGCTGGCAGCTTCCAATTCACAGCAGGTTATCCAGCGGTACGCTTACACATTTGAGTTATTCCAATCCTACCACCTCGCCGATACGCGCCGGGATGCTACATTCTATGATTATTACAAGGTGAATACCGATGTGAAACCCTTCGTGCCGACCATTAGAAACACGGCATTGGTGAAATTCCTCGGTACGATCGACGCCAACAAGCGCTATTTCTCTGATGACTGGCCGGTATACCGCGAGGCCGACCGGCTTCTGATGTTGGCGGAGATTAGCAATGCGCAGGGCGGCGACCCTTCGGAGTACATTCAGGCTGTCCGCGACCGGGCATTCGGCGGCAAGGACCCGAAACCGTTCGTAAATGGAGGCAAGGATGCCAATGAGCTGGCGATTTTCCACGAGCGCACCTGGGAGTTTGTGCACGAAGGCAAACGCTGGTACGACCTGCGCCGCATGAAAGCCGGCAACGAGCCGCTGGTATTCAAAAGTACGGCGCATCCGTACGGATTGCTTGACAAGTCCACGCAGGGTTACCGCATCCTGTGGCCCATTGAAGCGGCAATCTGGACCAACGACCCGCTCGTGACGCAAACGCCGGGTTACAGCACCACGCGACCTAACTAG
- a CDS encoding SusC/RagA family TonB-linked outer membrane protein — protein sequence MKVITSYRSVLLGMVGLLLATCLHAQTTRQLTGKVLSDDDKQPLPNVTVLLKGKNIATETSLEGDYTIAVSGGDVIQFRMMGYVIQEMPVGTSATLDIFLKPDVSALNEVVVTGYGSASRTKITSSIAKLDAKVLETGMRANPAQALAGTIAGVRVSTATGRPGSIPTITLRGGTNFDGSGSPLIVVDGQVRGSLSDINPDDIESMEVLKDASATAIYGARASNGVVLITSKRGKDGLSSITFKAKTGFNFLNIPYNYLNAEDYIKWTRLGVVEAIRNGTATSTMLSGIGPRGTGNLYKDANGAILDGNYDSRAIWSTMRLNDSNRELLNANQGWRTMKDPVKTNEAGAYDPNGTNADLIFKDFNYGDYAFKSPAISQDYNIGMNGGNAKGGYYANLGYYNEDGLSLGTFYRRLTFTLNGDYKIKSWLKSESSFNFARANWRDQSLQNGEANYWGRMLSAPPTMRGTNANGELILGRDASDGNPVLNFDKYKRKNQSDKFTLGQSFHANITEDLFIKAGGILMYDEAVAESFNRDFRIGIMNAANPNTGWNRDRASSAGFDRIVRQTYNAVANYKKAFLGKSFIDAMIGGEYYQEATNGFNAAGRLAPTDDFQDLGLTINDANTRTIDSYHTRERIISAFGRLNYDYDGKYLASFTVRRDGYSRLIGDNQFGTFPAVSAGWLMHREDFMASTQKWLSFLKVRASYGKNGNIGIGTNNGIGVYELQGSYGSQAAYNGSIGFLQTGVANPNLKWEKSNTVEGGVEMGFFNNRITTNIAVYNRVTTDKIASVILPTSSGIASIRTNNGSMRNRGVELEGVFKAVQKKDFTVQIGANAAWNKNKVLKLPFNGNENNRQGGQRVYDPQSGRTVWAGGLQEGQEYGEVFGFVSEGIIRTPEDLSRYNKIDIAAGEVQYGAAAGKRVASEALISSKGLSRTTYIATQLGDMMWKDLDNNDTIDTRDMVSLGRTIPRWTGGVNAQIRWKNFSLFARMDFALGHIQMDFQQMWSLGSFQGEFNSTDLVKDTWTPENPNAKYPRYTWADQLNSKNFDRPSSMFWVNSSYLAFREVSLSYSLPSAWLQKAKIGGLTVTATGQNLGYLTNRMLALPERTGSQNSAYTIPTSLIFGVNLTF from the coding sequence ATGAAAGTAATTACCTCCTACCGCAGCGTGCTGCTGGGGATGGTCGGGCTGTTGCTCGCCACCTGCCTGCATGCGCAGACGACCCGCCAGCTCACCGGCAAGGTGCTGTCGGACGACGACAAGCAACCGCTTCCGAACGTGACTGTTTTGCTGAAAGGAAAAAACATCGCCACCGAAACCTCGCTCGAAGGTGATTACACGATCGCGGTGAGCGGGGGCGACGTGATCCAGTTCCGGATGATGGGCTATGTCATACAGGAAATGCCCGTAGGCACATCGGCGACGCTGGACATTTTCCTCAAACCCGACGTGTCCGCCCTGAATGAGGTGGTGGTAACCGGCTACGGCTCGGCCAGCCGCACGAAAATCACTTCGTCCATTGCCAAGCTGGATGCCAAAGTGCTCGAAACCGGTATGCGCGCCAACCCCGCGCAGGCGCTCGCGGGTACCATTGCAGGCGTGCGGGTGTCGACGGCCACGGGCAGGCCTGGGTCCATTCCCACCATCACCCTGCGCGGAGGTACCAATTTCGACGGCTCGGGCAGCCCGCTCATCGTGGTCGACGGCCAGGTGCGCGGCTCGCTCAGCGACATTAATCCCGACGACATTGAAAGCATGGAAGTACTGAAAGATGCTTCGGCAACGGCCATTTACGGTGCCCGCGCGAGTAACGGGGTGGTACTGATTACCTCCAAAAGGGGCAAAGACGGTTTGTCGTCGATCACTTTCAAGGCTAAGACTGGGTTCAATTTCCTGAACATCCCCTACAATTACCTCAATGCGGAAGACTACATTAAATGGACGAGGCTGGGTGTAGTAGAGGCGATCAGGAACGGGACGGCCACTTCCACCATGCTCTCGGGCATAGGCCCGCGCGGGACGGGTAACCTCTATAAAGACGCTAACGGCGCGATCCTCGACGGTAACTACGATTCGCGGGCGATTTGGAGCACCATGCGCCTGAACGACTCCAACCGCGAGCTGCTCAATGCAAACCAGGGTTGGAGAACCATGAAAGACCCGGTCAAAACCAATGAGGCCGGAGCATACGACCCGAACGGCACGAACGCAGACCTGATTTTCAAGGATTTCAATTACGGGGATTATGCATTCAAATCCCCGGCGATTTCGCAGGATTATAACATCGGCATGAATGGCGGTAATGCAAAAGGAGGCTATTATGCCAACTTGGGCTATTATAATGAAGACGGGCTCTCGCTCGGGACGTTTTACCGCAGGCTTACCTTCACGCTGAATGGGGATTACAAAATCAAAAGCTGGCTGAAATCCGAAAGCAGCTTCAACTTTGCCCGGGCCAACTGGCGGGACCAGTCGCTGCAAAACGGCGAGGCCAACTACTGGGGCCGCATGCTTTCGGCACCGCCTACCATGCGCGGTACCAATGCCAACGGTGAGCTGATCCTCGGCCGCGACGCCAGCGACGGCAACCCGGTCCTCAATTTCGACAAATACAAAAGAAAGAACCAGTCCGACAAATTCACGCTCGGGCAGTCGTTCCATGCGAACATTACGGAAGATTTGTTCATCAAAGCAGGCGGCATACTCATGTACGACGAAGCCGTGGCCGAATCTTTCAACCGCGATTTCCGCATCGGGATCATGAATGCGGCCAATCCCAACACCGGCTGGAACCGCGACCGCGCTTCGTCGGCGGGCTTCGACCGCATTGTCCGCCAGACCTACAATGCCGTGGCGAACTACAAAAAGGCATTTCTCGGTAAAAGCTTCATCGACGCCATGATCGGCGGTGAATACTACCAGGAAGCCACCAACGGTTTCAACGCCGCCGGCCGCCTCGCGCCTACCGACGATTTCCAGGACCTTGGCCTGACGATCAACGACGCCAACACCCGCACCATCGACTCATACCACACCCGCGAACGCATTATATCCGCATTCGGCCGGTTGAACTACGATTACGATGGCAAGTACCTCGCTTCATTTACTGTGCGGCGCGACGGCTACTCGCGGCTCATCGGCGACAACCAGTTCGGCACGTTCCCGGCTGTTTCGGCGGGCTGGCTCATGCATCGCGAGGATTTCATGGCTTCGACGCAAAAGTGGCTTTCGTTTTTGAAAGTGCGGGCCAGCTATGGTAAAAACGGCAACATCGGCATTGGTACCAACAACGGCATCGGTGTGTACGAGTTGCAAGGCTCCTATGGCTCGCAGGCGGCCTATAACGGTAGCATCGGCTTCCTCCAAACCGGCGTGGCCAACCCGAACCTGAAATGGGAGAAAAGCAATACCGTGGAAGGCGGCGTGGAAATGGGCTTTTTCAATAACCGCATTACTACCAACATCGCCGTCTATAACCGCGTCACAACCGACAAAATCGCGAGCGTAATCCTGCCGACCTCTTCGGGCATTGCGAGCATTCGTACCAACAACGGCAGCATGCGCAACCGCGGCGTGGAACTGGAAGGGGTTTTTAAAGCGGTTCAAAAGAAAGATTTCACGGTGCAGATCGGCGCCAATGCGGCCTGGAACAAGAATAAGGTGCTGAAACTGCCTTTCAACGGAAATGAAAACAACCGTCAGGGCGGCCAGCGCGTGTACGATCCACAATCGGGCCGGACCGTGTGGGCAGGCGGCTTGCAGGAAGGGCAGGAGTACGGCGAGGTGTTCGGGTTTGTGAGCGAGGGCATTATCCGCACGCCGGAGGATTTATCCAGATACAATAAGATCGACATTGCTGCGGGCGAGGTGCAATATGGCGCCGCTGCGGGCAAGCGTGTGGCGAGCGAGGCGCTCATTTCCTCCAAAGGCCTCAGCCGCACCACTTACATTGCCACCCAGCTCGGCGATATGATGTGGAAGGATCTCGATAACAACGACACCATCGACACCCGCGACATGGTTTCGCTCGGGCGCACGATCCCGCGCTGGACGGGCGGTGTCAATGCGCAAATACGCTGGAAAAACTTCTCGCTATTCGCCCGCATGGACTTCGCATTGGGTCATATCCAGATGGATTTCCAGCAAATGTGGTCGCTCGGCAGCTTCCAGGGCGAGTTCAATTCAACCGACCTTGTGAAGGACACCTGGACGCCGGAAAACCCGAATGCGAAATACCCCCGCTACACCTGGGCCGATCAGCTCAATTCCAAAAACTTCGACCGGCCGAGCAGCATGTTTTGGGTCAACTCGTCGTACCTGGCATTCCGGGAGGTGTCGCTGAGCTACTCGCTGCCCTCGGCGTGGCTGCAAAAGGCGAAGATTGGCGGCCTCACCGTCACCGCTACCGGGCAGAACCTCGGCTACCTCACCAACAGAATGCTCGCATTACCCGAGCGGACCGGCAGCCAGAACAGCGCCTACACGATTCCTACTTCCCTCATTTTTGGTGTAAACCTTACATTTTAA
- a CDS encoding FadR/GntR family transcriptional regulator, which yields MGDIFPNIKSVDTSSLVDKVESNLIQFFIDHNFKVGDSIPKELELAQSLGVSRTVVREAMLRLRLMGLVESKKHRGAVITSPDLVSILEKSMNPKILDGNTLKEIFEMRLSLEIGMADFIMERVTPDDIAVLKTLVENEPISSDRMIFQIEHEIAFHGKLYEITRNETMKKFQRMLLPVFDYVHKSGLLRNLPPNTNFISHKDIVEIIENGSAEKLRNGMRSHLENHFARLLI from the coding sequence ATGGGAGACATTTTTCCGAATATCAAAAGCGTCGATACCAGTTCGCTCGTCGACAAGGTGGAGAGCAACCTGATCCAATTTTTCATAGATCACAATTTCAAGGTCGGCGATTCGATCCCGAAAGAGCTTGAACTGGCACAATCACTGGGCGTGAGCCGGACGGTCGTCCGCGAGGCAATGCTGCGGCTGCGGCTGATGGGTTTGGTAGAATCCAAAAAGCACCGGGGCGCGGTGATTACCAGCCCGGACCTCGTTTCGATCCTCGAAAAGAGCATGAACCCGAAAATCCTGGACGGCAATACGTTGAAGGAGATTTTTGAAATGCGGCTGTCGCTGGAAATCGGGATGGCGGATTTTATCATGGAACGCGTGACGCCCGACGACATCGCGGTGCTGAAAACGCTGGTCGAAAACGAACCCATTTCGTCCGACCGGATGATATTCCAGATCGAGCACGAGATCGCATTCCATGGCAAACTCTACGAAATCACCCGGAATGAAACGATGAAAAAATTTCAGCGAATGCTATTGCCGGTGTTCGATTATGTGCATAAAAGCGGGCTGCTGCGTAACCTTCCGCCCAATACGAATTTCATTTCGCACAAGGACATTGTAGAGATCATTGAAAACGGTTCTGCCGAAAAGCTGCGAAACGGAATGCGAAGCCATTTGGAAAATCATTTCGCGCGGCTGCTTATCTGA
- a CDS encoding alpha/beta fold hydrolase, with product MPLLLLHQGLGSIENLAGIIPELSKHFRVIAPDAPGHGRSEHADSLSGVLMAEYCSQLIDGLQLDSAYVMGWSSGGNTALLLAANRPDKVKKVVSGASNSRASGLTQEARDMLKQYTVEAVKEDKDWLENYQQMNPQPEKWIKFWEDNQKMWEREIKIPDDKIAGINVPVLLIRGDKDMIRLDHTISIYQMLRHGQLCIYPNVGHEMPEEKGEMLCKIAIEFLQDKNLQ from the coding sequence ATGCCTTTACTGCTGCTGCATCAGGGGCTCGGCTCGATTGAAAATCTCGCAGGCATCATACCCGAGCTTTCAAAACATTTCAGGGTTATTGCTCCTGACGCTCCCGGGCACGGGCGGTCCGAGCATGCCGACAGTTTGAGCGGAGTGTTGATGGCGGAATACTGTTCGCAGCTTATCGACGGGTTGCAGCTTGATAGCGCCTATGTAATGGGTTGGAGCTCTGGCGGCAATACCGCATTGCTGCTTGCCGCAAACCGGCCCGACAAAGTAAAGAAAGTGGTGAGCGGAGCCTCCAATTCCAGGGCCAGCGGACTCACGCAGGAAGCACGTGACATGCTAAAACAATACACGGTTGAAGCCGTGAAAGAGGATAAAGATTGGTTGGAAAACTACCAGCAAATGAACCCGCAACCGGAAAAATGGATCAAGTTTTGGGAAGACAATCAAAAAATGTGGGAAAGGGAAATCAAAATTCCCGACGATAAAATCGCGGGCATTAATGTCCCTGTGTTACTTATCCGTGGTGACAAGGACATGATCAGGCTGGACCACACAATATCCATTTATCAAATGCTCCGCCACGGACAATTATGCATCTATCCAAACGTCGGACATGAAATGCCGGAAGAAAAAGGCGAAATGCTATGCAAAATCGCTATTGAATTTCTTCAAGATAAAAATCTTCAGTAA
- a CDS encoding Ig-like domain-containing protein gives MKRLLLFVLTLTILQGCKKSEPEPVPTVQTEGLDIKYDQTKQLEVKLGNEVLDPKSFFWKIDDETVGSIDNLGVFTAQKVGIANISIFNSDGTKVSESTITVSPYSTLFQEPITSWGTPLQNIIKDEKRKLADRQTYRLQFEGENQQVRAVAYELTLEKTLGFSILQLKDTPETRLEVMTFLKERYQYVHDPDNVSEGENFINYERTKLVTLIDEKFLGLSVIYTPYDNVL, from the coding sequence ATGAAACGACTGCTTCTATTTGTTTTGACATTAACAATATTGCAAGGCTGTAAGAAGTCGGAGCCGGAACCGGTGCCGACTGTACAAACCGAAGGATTGGATATTAAATATGACCAGACCAAACAGCTGGAAGTCAAACTTGGCAATGAAGTTTTAGATCCGAAATCATTTTTTTGGAAAATCGACGATGAAACGGTCGGAAGCATTGATAATCTGGGTGTATTTACCGCTCAGAAAGTCGGTATTGCCAACATTAGTATTTTCAATTCGGATGGGACAAAAGTGAGTGAAAGCACGATCACCGTTTCACCTTACAGTACGTTATTTCAAGAGCCGATTACAAGTTGGGGTACGCCATTGCAGAATATCATCAAAGATGAAAAAAGGAAACTTGCCGACCGGCAGACTTACCGGCTTCAATTTGAAGGTGAAAACCAGCAGGTACGGGCCGTTGCCTATGAGCTGACGCTTGAAAAAACGCTCGGGTTTTCGATCCTGCAATTGAAAGACACTCCTGAAACACGCCTTGAAGTGATGACATTCCTGAAAGAACGCTACCAATACGTTCACGATCCTGATAACGTAAGCGAAGGAGAGAATTTCATCAATTATGAACGAACCAAGCTTGTTACGTTAATAGATGAAAAGTTTCTGGGCCTCTCGGTCATTTACACGCCGTATGATAATGTTTTATAG
- a CDS encoding tail fiber domain-containing protein yields the protein MNQGATLAASSGTGPRLIWYPRLAAFRAGEVTNDAWNASEFGTSSIGLGRNTRALGSGSIAIGSGSESLQSESIAIGHKVTSKKYFSVTLGGYNNDDGFPSNSIDVNDRIFQLGNGTSDNNRSNAITVLRSGNVGIGVLYPQYNFDVAKRMRIKHQAGSTAGLFLDGSKTDDYQKGPAAFMGMVTDDQVGFFIGDAWRFYVHANGNATLTGNLTQNSDRRLKSDLTALQGSRHKILGLSGYHYRWASEKRSRALQTGFVAQDVEAVLPELVETDAQGYKSVNYIGLIPHLVEAFKELQSDYNAMKASNEALQSRLRALENAQP from the coding sequence TTGAATCAGGGGGCGACCCTGGCGGCGAGCTCGGGAACGGGGCCACGGCTGATCTGGTACCCGAGACTTGCTGCTTTTCGGGCAGGTGAAGTGACCAATGACGCCTGGAATGCCTCCGAGTTTGGAACTTCCTCCATTGGCCTGGGTAGAAATACCAGGGCCTTAGGCTCCGGCTCGATAGCCATTGGTTCCGGTTCGGAATCGTTGCAATCTGAGTCGATTGCAATCGGGCATAAGGTGACCTCTAAAAAGTATTTTAGCGTAACCTTGGGTGGATATAACAATGACGATGGTTTCCCCAGCAACTCGATAGATGTCAATGACCGCATTTTTCAATTGGGCAATGGCACAAGTGACAACAACAGAAGCAATGCAATCACCGTTTTGAGAAGCGGAAATGTAGGAATTGGCGTGTTGTACCCCCAATATAATTTTGATGTGGCTAAAAGGATGCGTATCAAACATCAGGCAGGCAGCACCGCCGGTTTATTTCTCGATGGTTCTAAAACCGACGACTACCAGAAAGGCCCAGCCGCTTTCATGGGCATGGTGACCGACGATCAGGTTGGTTTTTTTATCGGCGATGCATGGCGGTTTTACGTCCATGCCAACGGCAATGCGACCTTAACCGGAAACCTTACGCAAAATTCCGACCGCCGGTTGAAAAGTGACCTGACCGCGTTGCAAGGCAGCAGGCACAAAATCCTGGGTTTGTCGGGCTACCATTACCGCTGGGCCAGCGAGAAACGCTCCCGCGCGTTGCAAACGGGCTTCGTCGCCCAGGATGTGGAAGCTGTGCTGCCCGAGCTGGTAGAAACGGACGCGCAAGGTTATAAGTCGGTCAATTACATTGGATTAATACCCCATTTGGTTGAGGCATTTAAAGAATTGCAAAGTGATTATAACGCGATGAAGGCTTCGAATGAGGCTTTGCAATCGAGGTTGAGAGCGCTGGAAAATGCACAGCCCTAA